In Lodderomyces elongisporus chromosome 1, complete sequence, a genomic segment contains:
- the POM1 gene encoding serine/threonine protein kinase, CMGC, dual-specificity: MSYNERPNYISQTPHRAPIKEFKSQSTIPSHTSFTNSPQCAMSEQQNPKKIYQFSFMKETSSSIQRRQNSTRSPFVSNSYASQLMRPSAASSSSSSSITTTAAGVAAGAPAGAPPLAPPPPPTTTTPSIGTSSAAKKRLEYSRHLSHTVRTRRHPFANSSSNSNSHTLKKPSDITNIRDFNGDFGGVTASAVAQRTTPEVARVTRSPNIPDKIGASEASEASGTTNKLSPCFRDNYHNDDKMDISPIKFKTTGQFNSKPFIQNQPQNVFQRLYSPRKPIREVEIRGAESPPRIQTPRRVTSRPKIESYIQLNQILYQRDPDLFTDYTISVSPEVEPGSLKAPLQAKDISLNNLNIYERGEVLRKEKVYYVPQASSREINLTSYEDNFGFDDSNGNYKVIPNDHIGYRYQVLRNIGNGSFGNVVLARDHKFVGNSLVAVKIINNNLSSSMQSVNEIKMLKLIRDNGGHPNVINFYNQFNFRSHVCIATELLSLNLYSLLEITKFQGLSVSLIEPFARQILQGLRFLHNLKIIHCDIKPENVMLKLPSDPLSSNITVKLIDFGSSCFYNEKTFTYIQSRFYRAPEIIIGADYDSKIDIWSVGCVLAELFTGAPLFPGKNEIDQVGLILEILGAPKSSTILKLRSQQSKSLQVFSTKNIESINKFPSTSQLKKTLLYRIFDINGKINMNILNHYKASTTDPYSAKKQFRLNSKSLEMSLGISTASSNHSLKRKQFLEFLQKMFVWDPTERASVDDLLNEVFIH, from the coding sequence ATGTCCTATAATGAACGACCGAACTATATATCGCAAACGCCACACAGGGCACCTATCAAGGAATTTAAATCACAGAGTACCATCCCTTCTCACACATCTTTCACTAACTCACCACAATGTGCCATGTCGGAACAACAAAATCCAAAGAAAATCTATCAGTTTTCATTCATGAAGGAAACTTCTTCATCCATACAAAGGAGACAAAACTCAACAAGAAGCCCATTCGTATCCAATTCTTATGCATCACAACTTATGAGACCATCAGcggcatcatcatcatcatcatcatcaataacaacaacagcagcaggaGTAGCAGCAGGAGCACCAGCAGGAGCACCACCActagcaccaccaccaccaccaacaacaacaactccATCCATAGGTACCTCTTCAGCAGCTAAAAAGAGACTCGAGTATTCACGGCATTTGTCACATACTGTGCGGACAAGGCGGCATCCCTTTGCAAACAgtagcagcaacagcaacagtcATACTTTAAAGAAGCCTAGCGACATAACTAATATCCGTGATTTTAATGGGGACTTTGGAGGAGTTACAGCCTCAGCAGTAGCGCAAAGaacaacaccagaagtagcaAGGGTAACAAGATCGCCGAATATACCAGATAAAATAGGAGCATCTGAAGCATCTGAAGCATCTggaacaacaaacaaactacTGCCGTGTTTCAGAGATAATTATCATAACGACGACAAAATGGATATTTCCCCTATAAAGTTCAAAACTACAGGCCAATTTAATAGTAAACCCTTTATACAAAATCAGCCACAGAATGTATTTCAACGGCTTTATTCTCCAAGAAAACCAATACGTGAAGTAGAGATCCGAGGAGCTGAGAGCCCACCACGTATTCAAACACCACGAAGAGTCACGAGCAGGCccaaaattgaaagttATATTCAACTAAATCAAATATTATACCAGCGAGACCCCGACTTGTTTACAGATTACACCATTTCAGTGAGCCCCGAAGTAGAGCCAGGGCTGTTAAAAGCGCCTTTGCAGGCAAAGGATATATCGCTCAACAATCTCAATATATACGAAAGAGGTGAAGTCttgaggaaagaaaaggtttATTATGTACCACAAGCATCACTGCGAGAAATAAATTTAACGAGCTATGAAGATAATTTCGGTTTTGATGATAGTAATGGGAACTACAAAGTAATTCCTAATGACCACATTGGGTACCGATACCAAGTTTTACGAAACATTGGTAATGGTTCATTTGGTAACGTTGTTTTGGCGAGGGATCATAAATTTGTCGGTAATAGTCTTGTAGCGGTCAAGATTATCAATAACAACTTGAGCTCATCAATGCAGTCTGTAAACGAGATCAAGATGTTGAAATTGATAAGAGATAATGGTGGTCACCCTAATGTGATTAACTTTTATAATCAGTTCAATTTCAGGAGCCATGTTTGCATTGCAACAGAATTACTTTCACTTAACTTATACTCCTTACTCGAAATAACAAAATTCCAAGGACTCTCTGTAAGTTTGATTGAGCCATTTGCACGCCAAATATTGCAAGGTCTAAGATTCCTTCATAACCTAAAAATCATCCACTGCGATATAAAGCCAGAGAATGTGATGCTAAAACTTCCAAGTGACCCATTGTCTTCGAATATAACCGTTAAGCTAATTGATTTTGGGTCATCATGCTTTTACAATGAAAAAACTTTTACATATATTCAATCTAGGTTTTATAGAGCACCAGAGATTATCATTGGAGCCGATTACGATAGCAAAATTGATATATGGTCTGTTGGATGTGTCCTTGCTGAGTTATTTACCGGAGCGCCATTGTTCCCTggtaaaaatgaaattgacCAAGTTGGCTTAATATTGGAAATTTTGGGTGCTCCAAAGTCCTCCACAATATTAAAGTTGCGGTCTCAGCAATCCAAATCTTTGCAAGTTTTTTCGACAAAGAACATAGAGTCGATAAATAAATTTCCAAGCACCAGTCAGTTGAAAAAGACATTGTTGTACAGAATATTTGACATAAATGGCAAAATCAACATGAACATTTTGAACCACTATAAGGCGTCCACTACCGATCCCTACAGCGCGAAGAAACAATTTCGCCTaaattcaaaaagtttGGAAATGAGTTTGGGTATTAGCACAGCGAGTTCGAACCATTCcttaaagagaaaacagTTTTTGGAGTTTTTACAAAAGATGTTTGTATGGGACCCCACCGAAAGGGCGAGTGTCGATGATTTGCTAAACGAAGTTTTCATCCATTGA
- the tit1 gene encoding tRNA dimethylallyltransferase, mitochondrial (BUSCO:EOG09262C5Z) yields MSSLKPKGKKPIISIVGTTGVGKSQFSIDLAKRINGEIINADSMQVYKGLDIITNKHPVLEREGVPHHVIDYVDWTDEYFIHKFTQDANAAIEDIHKRDKVPIVVGGTHYYLQSLLFKNKTMDSTKVKERELTAEELSILDGPVDELFKTLKDVDPIIAEKFHPQDQRKLRRALEIWYTTGQKPSTIYHEQKIGELEESSLKYNTIVFWLYSEMTELSKRLDSRVDTMMQTGAVDEINNLYSSYKARGADCTSGIYQVIGFKEFLPWLEESSSSSSSSSSSSSSSSSSSSSSSLADKQGAVAKEERMKTKAFDSGVDRMKIRTRQYAKYQVKWIQKTLSLELEKEAKFNYENGGQLCILDATDLSQWDTSVRNRGLEIALKFLSGNNDFEMVPEKLQDLLANDAKHAKSNKNLNANTKWKHFTCELCTAKNGQPLVAVGEELWIEHLNSRRHRRAIAASKKRGHIEEMIKLKEAKKRDLELE; encoded by the coding sequence ATGTCTTCTTTAAAGCCCAAGGGTAAGAAACCCATAATAAGTATAGTAGGAACCACTGGTGTTGGAAAATCTCAATTTAGTATAGACTTGGCGAAACGTATCAATGGAGAAATCATCAATGCAGACTCGATGCAAGTTTACAAAGGTTTGGATATTATAACCAACAAGCACCCAGTTTTGGAGAGGGAAGGTGTTCCGCATCACGTTATTGATTATGTTGATTGGACTGACGAGTATTTCATCCATAAATTCACGCAGGATGCAAATGCAGCAATAGAGGATATACACAAACGAGATAAAGTCCCCATAGTAGTGGGTGGCACTCATTATTACTTGCAATCGTTGCTATTTAAAAACAAGACAATGGATAGCACTAAGGTTAAAGAGCGCGAGTTGACTGCTGAAGAATTGAGTATCCTAGACGGTCCAGTTGATGAGTTGTTTAAGACACTTAAAGATGTTGATCCCATTATCGCGGAAAAATTCCACCCGCAAGACCAAAGGAAACTACGACGTGCACTAGAGATTTGGTACACCACTGGGCAAAAACCATCAACAATATACCACGAACAGAAAATTGGTGAGTTGGAAGAGAGCTCATTAAAGTACAATACAATTGTATTTTGGCTCTATTCCGAGATGACCGAGTTGAGTAAACGATTAGATCTGCGTGTCGACACAATGATGCAAACCGGCGCAGTAGACGAAATCAACAATCTTTACAGTAGCTACAAAGCCAGGGGGGCCGATTGCACCTCGGGAATATATCAAGTAATTGGATTTAAAGAGTTTCTTCCTTGGCTCGAggaatcatcatcatcatcatcatcatcatcatcatcatcatcatcatcatcatcatcatcatcatcatcatcgttgGCTGATAAACAAGGAGCAGTAGCAAAGGAAGAACgtatgaaaacaaaagcattTGACTCTGGAGTTGACAGAATGAAAATCCGAACCCGTCAGTATGCAAAGTATCAAGTAAAATGGATACAAAAGACATTGAGTTTGGAGCtcgaaaaagaagcaaaatttAATTACGAAAATGGCGGACAACTATGTATACTCGATGCAACTGATTTATCACAGTGGGATACGAGTGTGCGCAATCGAGGACTAGAGATAGctttgaaatttttaagTGGTAAtaatgattttgaaatgGTACCCGAGAAGTTACAGGATTTATTAGCAAACGATGCTAAACATGCAAAGAGTAATAAAAATCTCAATGCCAACACCAAATGGAAGCACTTCACTTGTGAACTTTGTACAGCTAAAAATGGCCAACCATTAGTTGCTGTGGGCGAAGAATTGTGGATCGAACATCTTAATAGTCGGCGCCATAGAAGGGCTATTGCTGCTTCAAAGAAACGTGGCCACATTGAAGAAATGATCAAGTTGAAGGAAGCGAAAAAGAGGGATTTGGAACTAGAATAG